Genomic window (Oryza sativa Japonica Group chromosome 3, ASM3414082v1):
AGCGTTGTTGTTTGTTTAACGTACGATATTTATTATCTGAAGACGTTTTCAGCATTTGCTTGGATGTACAACGTGTGTATGAACTGTTTGCGATGTAatatttgtttatttgcttgAGATGTACTTTTTTCTTGTCAGTAAGACTTTTGCATAAATCGAAAAAATAATCACACGAGTGTAATACTACGAATTTTGTTGTTAGAACAAACCTGACTGTGTGTAAAACATTAATTCCCAGACAGCTTGATCGTTTGGCCAATAGCTGATAAACTGTAAAACAATTTATTTAgcaattagaaaaataatatgtaGGTAAAACTTGTATATATTCATGTCCCTAGTATAAATAAAAGGCAATACTGAAAAAATAAGTATAATATAATAAccctcaaaatttaaatttcaagaaATAAGCCAAAAGGTAAACGATGGTTATGCATATATAAAACCTTAAAAACAAGAACTTATACAAATTTCCTAAATAATAACCACTgcttgaaagaaagaaaaactcaCAAGAAACCACAATGGAAAGGATTAAGTTTGATTTACCCCTCTCAACTAGGGTCAAATTGAGAATTACCCCTTTAACTATGATACCGGATATTGGTATTTGATATCCCTGAATTATTGAATCCGGACGAATTATCCCCCACATGACATCCTCTCTGTCTTCTTCTTCCGCCCTCCCTCACATCTGGCAAAAAACACACGAGAAGGAAGGACAGTACAAGAAGCATAGAATGATCAAGTCACTGCGTGAACTGTTCACGATGGAGTCTTTGCTGGCGGCGTTCTTGCAGAGCTCACCGTCACCAGACTATGTCGTCCTGCCCATCGCAATTCATGTTGGATACAGAGTTGTGGCTACTCCTGTCGTGCCGCCATGTGTTCTATGCCGCCTGCGTTGACAGGTGGCTCCGCACCACCCTCATCATGCTCGCTATGTCAGGCCATTGTCTTGCTTCCACATCTGTCGATCTCCGTCATCCTCACCACTAGAGCCAAGGAGCACTCTAGGAGCTTCCGAGTCAAGATGGGCAATGTCAGCGACCGCAGCTCGTCCACAGCCAGCTGCGGCAACAACCTCCCCATCTACTCACTCGATTCGTTCGAATACCACATTGATGAGGAGGTTGAGGCTATCGTCTCCTGCGCCATGCCTATGTCAACCAAGACCGCAGTCCTATAAACATAATTATTGAAAGCCGTATGAGtagtttctatatatatatatatatatatatatatatatatatatatatatatatatatatatatatatatatatatatatatatatatatatatatatatatatatatatatatatatatatatatatatatatatatatatatatatatatatatatatatatatatatatatatatatatatatataaataaatcctTCTACATAGCAGAAGGAATATATTGTAAAAATttgcaggaaaaaaatatttctgtaatttaaaaatagatatcaaataaaaaaactgaGCTTCCATTTGGTAATAATAAATTTTGGTgctaccatattttttttatttgattaaaTGGTTGGATccgtaattttttttcatttaagatATTTCAAGCCTATCATGTACAGACCAGTTTTAAATTAATttgttcaaataaaatttttctaTTTAAACCGCTATGTTTTGAGTGTGTATGTGGgttggagggaggaggggattgAAGGGTTGTTAATTCATTTGGATTCAATAGGTTAGGGGTGTCAAATATCCTTGTTTAGAGAGTAAATTACAGTTTTGCAATTATTGAGGAGATAAATCGGACTTAACCCCAATAAAATCGGTTGAAAATACCAAATTACTTTGAAGAAGAATCATAGGACTTATTCTTTTGGTGTTGACACAAGGTACATGctacatgtatttttttaaagaaaaaaataatcagcTGAGGAATCAAAAGAAAACACTGCTATCTGCAGATCTGCTTATTGTTGCACAGCATAACTGTTTTCGCAATTCATAGgaacgtttttcttttttcagggAAAAATTACCGACCTGAGCCAGAAATTTAATTGATATTTCTTCCTTCGTCAACCGTAACTTCGTGGACGGCACGAAGCCATCGGCGTCCACCCACCACATCGACGCGACCACACTCCACACAAGCCATGGAGGCGTCActcaccgtcgccggcgccggcgcggccgccTTGTCTCTGCGGCCGCAAATCCGCCTTCGAATCACCCAAGCGACCCCTCTGATGCCCCCTCGGCGGCTCCAATCCGGACCCTCCAAGATCCAGACCTCCGGCGCCCGGGCCCACCTTGCGGCGGCCCCCGCGTccacgccaccggcggcgggaggcggcctGTACTCGGCGGAGACCTACGAGCTGACGGCGGAGAACGTCGACCGCGTCCTGGACGACGTGCGCCCCTACCTcatcgccgacggcggcgacgtcaCCGTCGCGTccgtcgaggacggcgtcatctCCCTCAAGCTCGAAGGTGAACCCCTAGATTTTTCTTAATCCCCTTGCGCGCGTCACCAATTCTTGGCCAGAATCATGGCTGCGAGACCAAATCTTGCTATGCTTACCACTTACTAATTTGTGGTTTTGCTACGGCATCTATCCAGGAGCGTGCGGCAGCTGCCccagctcgacgacgacgatgaagaTGGGCATCGAGCGCGTGCTCAAGGAGAAGTTCGGCGACGCCGTAAAAGATATccgccaggtgttcgacgaCGATCAGCAGCCGGCGGAGCCAACGCCCCAGGTCATAATTTTGCCAAGGATCCCCAAGACTCTGTAAATTTGGAGCTACCAATGCTCATTGGCTGGATGTTGCAGGCGGTGAACGGCCACCTGGACATACTGCGGCCGGCGATCGCCAACTACGGCGGGAGCGTGGAGgtggtcgccgtcgacggcgaggactgCCTGGTGAGGTACGAAGGCCCCGAGTCCATCGGGAGCGGGATCAAGGCGGCCATCAAGGAGAAGTTCCCGGACATCACCAATGTGGTGTTCTTGCAGTGAGCTATCCAGAAAATTTTTACCTCATTGGCATGCATGAGTTAAAATGCACCAGTTTTCGATGGCTGTTCATGTGCTAGTGAACTTGTTCCGATGTATGTTCAGGTGCAATCTTTACAGTGTTCGCAGAT
Coding sequences:
- the LOC4332649 gene encoding nifU-like protein 1, chloroplastic, with the translated sequence MEASLTVAGAGAAALSLRPQIRLRITQATPLMPPRRLQSGPSKIQTSGARAHLAAAPASTPPAAGGGLYSAETYELTAENVDRVLDDVRPYLIADGGDVTVASVEDGVISLKLEGACGSCPSSTTTMKMGIERVLKEKFGDAVKDIRQVFDDDQQPAEPTPQAVNGHLDILRPAIANYGGSVEVVAVDGEDCLVRYEGPESIGSGIKAAIKEKFPDITNVVFLQ